The DNA window ACCGTCAAGCAAGTCTGGGAAGGCCAGAACACCGTGGACGACAGCTGACGCGATCAAGATTCTTGAGATACATGTGGCGCATTCTAAGAATCATGGCACACTGCCTAATGCTGATGAGATTATTGGCGCTGCTGGTGATAACCTTGATAGGAAGAACATCAGGAATACGCACATATATGAGAAGGTCCGGAGTCTCAAGAATCGTCACTGGGCCACAACCAAGAAATTTGAAGAGAGCGGCAACCTACCGGCTGAAGAGGATGACTTAAGGATTTATCAGCTATCATCGGAAATCTGGGGAAAGGATGCAAAGAAAGCTATTTCTGCTCTCGCCTCGCAGAACAATGGTACCCCGACAAAGAGTAAGAAGGGGCAGGTGCAGGCTAAGAAAGATAAGGTGGATGGAGATTCAAAGGAAGACGCTACTGCTGTGAATGAAAATGGTGGTACTCTGGCAGAGAATAAGAAGGGGAAAGCCACCAAGCAGAAAACAGGTGCAGAAGCAAAGATCGGATCATCTAAGGAGACTGCTCCAACTGCTAGTCCAACCAAAAGCAAGAAGGGAAATCACAAAGACAAATTGAAGGAAGAATCAAAGAGTGGTAAATCAAAGGAGACAGCTACAATTGCCACTCAGGATGATGGTACTTTGGTTGGTACTAACATGGGGAAGGCTGACAAAGATACACTGTATGAGGACATAGAGATTGTTGTGCCAAAGGAGGCCACCACAATTACCACTCAGGGTGATGGTACTTTGATTGTGagtaagaagaggaaggctgaCAAAGGGAAATTGGATGGGAGGACACAGAATGCCATGCCAACGGAGGCCACCACAATTGGCACTCATGGTGATGGTACTTCGGTTGTGACTAAGAAGGGGAGGGTCGATAGAGGGAGATTGGATGGGGACACACAAAATGTCATGTCAAAGGAGGCTACAACTAATAGTAAGGGAGGAGAAAATCACGAAGAGGTATTACACAGAGAAGCTAATGAAACAAACATACGTAGGGAGTTTATTGAATTGGAGAGGTTGTATCCCAACCTTGCTTCTTTTGTGAACAGAATGGAGGTTCAGGATCAACGTGGGTCAATCTTCAAGAGATCATTTGAgttaattagtgatgataAGGCTTGCACCCTGGAAACCAAGATCAAGAAACAAAGGATAGATGAAGTGAAGATGCAGCTCTGTCGTGCAGACACAAGGAAGGAAGTAGTCGAAGCTTTCTTGGGTTTGCTGGGCTAAAACATGGAGGTGCTAACAAGCATTTTGTGTGGTATGCATTCATCTTACTTGCATTATGTTCCCATTTGTAGGTAAAGTTCTGTTACAAGTAAACGTGTAAAAGTGTTTGTGTGccttctaaaatttcaacttcTGAACTAAATATTGAAATACACTGTTCTTAAGTATTTGGTGGTTTTGCTTGTTAATTTTAGCTTTAGGTTCATATAAGGTTTGAAGTTATGCTTCAGTTTTCAAAGCTGCGATGTCCTTTAGTGCAGTGAATTTAGGGTTTGTCTTGCAGATTTTTGTTGGCTGGCCCATTAATGTTACTAAAAGAACACAAGCTGCATTTTGTTCAAGCTACCTGCTAGTACTGACATGGTTTATGTAGTAACTTAGCAGCCTTATCTTATCTAGATGACCAGATTTCTTACATGTATGCTAACCACATTTGTCAGTTTGGTTGAGCACAGAGAATTCTAAGCTAAGTCTgcatttatattgtaagatgttttggttatgtctagatttatgtattgattaatatatattgtttgtatatatgtgtagattcattagcatccatatgaatttagacaacaCTCTATagtcttacgttatgaaagaGTGTTAGTATCAATCATGCTTAAAAACTGAGCCACTGGAAAGGATGGCTTAGTTTTACACAACTTTTCTCAATGTGtcagagcatctccaagagaatgctaatattATGCTATCTAAAAACTTGTATtgggttcatctaaaaaaatattaggcataaaaattacacactccaataaaaatctaaaaatgaatcACTTGTATTAGGAACCCATATTTTTGCCCCAAATTTAGGATACAATTGAGGTAACTTTAGACATGAgtaaatattaggaatgtatttggtaacttgttggagatatattttctagtcggttttagtgatctaaaatctCTTGGAGGTGCTCTCAGTcagtctgcattttttttttctcaaatcatGATGCAGATGAGCATACCAGTTCATTCTTACCTATTCTGTTCACTGTTCACAGGCAGACGGTTGGATTGAAGATTCAAGTCGCAGACAGTTTTTGACTTCAGAGTTAAGGGATATGACAATTAGCCTACCAGTTGAACTTATGGTTTTATGCCTAGCTGTGCGGAGGTAGTCGTTGACAAACTTGTCTTTAGATGTGTCTAAAGGGGCTTTATAACTTTTGATGTCCATATTGACCTGAAATTCCGTAATCGTGCTTATTCTGGGCAAACTCAAAGTTGATTTGTATTCACGTTGTGTActggtgagttttttttttttacctcccTTCATGGATTTCTCAGAGACTGATTGGCCTAAGAGTAAGCCTGGCACCATTTTAGTTCATATGCTTCAGAAGTGAGCTAGCATAATACTATTAATATTATAGCTCAATGCTATCCAACTTTGCTCAACCGTCATCTACAACATAGAGATATGGCCTTTGGTCTCTtgtcataacaaaataattgtagCTGTTTTCTGAATgtgtcagaaaaaaaatctgcattTCTGTTTTGCCAAACTATGATCCCAGACGATTCAactgtgcatgcatgcttagACTTTTATAATCATGCACAATCAACTGTATTCTCACATATACAGTAATAATTCATAGAGCTCCTGTTCAATGTTGGTAATCAGAAGTAGATTGGCGATATGCAGGAAGCGAAGCGTTCTTGGAATTGTATCTAAAGGGATAGTTAATGAGATATGATGAATTGAAGTGAAAGTTTTAGATCTTTAATTTTCAGCTGTTATCCTGTCTATTGTTCATAGTCAGGTGGCCGAAAATTCACCTGTACTAAGATAGAATGGCAGAATTTGGATATGGCAGGTAGTATTTGATGGAGTAACTATGAATCTTAAGGAAGACAGATTTCAACCCGAGATCTTAAGTGAGATAGAATGGCAGAATTTGGATACGTTTGTTTCATACTAGTCTTTACAAGATTTGTAATACTAGTTGATCATCATACTAGCAAAAGAGAATCATGCATACTATGGGGGCGTAAAGTATGCAAAGAGTGACTAGTGTTATTGGCTCGGTCGAGCTAACATGTATAGTCATTTGTGCACTTTTTGGTATTCCGTAACTTGACCATTAATTTGCATATGGAGTAATCTCACTTGTACTAAAGTTTGGGGATCGCAAAAACCTTGCAACTTGGAACGAACTCGTTGGTCGAGCTTGCAGTTGTTGTAGCTGGCTGGGTTACAGAATGCCAAAAGCACAAACTGCTGTGCCGGCACCAGCTTCTCCATACCCAGtgatatcatttatattttaatttaaatacttTTAAGGCTCGCGGTGTCCACGATTCCCTGTGTCCTGGAACAGTGCGCCGTTGGTTACTGTTTTCACGTCGTTCGTTCGCTCGCTCGCTTTGTGTCCTGCTTTCTTCCTTCCgttccgccgtcgccgtctgtTGCGTCCTTTCCATTCCACCTAACTACTCGGGCCGGGCGGCCTCCGCGAGGCCCGCTGCGAGCCTGTGGGTTTGCCGAGGCCGCGTGTTGGCTCTGGGCGCCGCGCACCTCTCTCCGCCGCTGTTTTTCCGCTTGTGTTGGTTGTcccccaaaaccctagcccccCTCCACTTCCTCGACGGCCTCctgcggcggcgaacggcacgcACGACGGGCCCCCGCCCAGCGGCCGGCGAGAGCGGCGCCGTCTCGCTGTGCTgtcgccagcgcccgcgccgatAGAGGCGGATggtgcgggtggcggcggcggcggcggcggccctaCCGACGGTGCCGACCAACTGctgcggcagccggcggccggcccgACCGCCTGGGGCAGCGAGGGCGGTCGCGGCAATCGTTGGCCCGGTCGGATCTGCACCGTCCCTGGCCGGATCCCTCGCCGCTTCGGCCGGGTTCGTTCAGCCAGCCGTCTCTGCGGGCTGGTGTAATCGCCGTCGTTTGCCTCTTCGTCCTTCTCTCTCCCACCCACCTTCTCGGCTTCTCCTCCCACACATCCGACACACACtctcgcggcggcggaagccGACCAACCGAGCAGGagcagccgccggcgacgatgggCGACAGCCAGTACTTCTCCCTCACCACCTTCAGGTCCGTTCCTCTCTCGATCAGTTCCCCCCCtcggtctctctctctctctctctctctctctctctctctcatcctctcctctcttgaCGGAGTGTTTCTGAAAATTGTTTGTGAATAGTATTTCGAAATTCTAATGGTTGTGACTTGGGAGATGGACAGAGAGAGTTAGCTAATTGGATTTAAGGGAATTTGCGGACATTTGGACTTTGATGTTTTCATGGGATATTTTGGGGAGCTTTCATGTATTATGATGCTTTTTTTAATGCTTACTTACTTTGGTTTGGAGTTTCGAGCTATCATATTGGAATCCTTGCTGATCCAGAAGGCAAATAAACAGTTTTAGAGAAAGGCAAATGCATGGAGCAATGTGCagttccttttctctttcattTCAGAAGGGCAGACTGTTTCTGCatgcttttcttcttttggaCTTTTGTGATGATCGGATCCCTAGCAGCTCTGGTAGTTTGTTGGCATATGAAACTGCTGATAAAACATAGTATTAGCAAAACGGGCAATTACGTTTGTGTGTAGTCCTCTTATGCTCTGGATGTTCAGTGAAAATATTCTCAGTCACCATctctttttaaatatttcgCCAGTATACACAATTACTCTGATGGTCACTATCGTTGCAGGTTAGGTGctcaaataaaacataaactgAGGGACATGATTAGTTCCCTTCTTCAGTAACTTAAGCTTCTGGTCACAATTCTTATCGCACAATctctttttaaatatttcacCAGTATACACAATCACTCTGATAGTCACTATCTTTGCAGCTTAGGTGCTCgaataaaacataaactgAGGGTCATGATTAGTTTCCTTCTTCAGCAACTTATGCTTCTGGTCACAATTCTTAACCAAGTACATTTTTTTGCAgaggttttatatttttcgaaCTAAAACTGCCAAAACACATTGGAGATTACTGAAGATTGATAGATTGGAGCCATCAGACCTTGACTTGCATGAGTGTCCTTCCGTGTATACACAGTGAATATTGTGGACTGTTCAAAAAACTTGATGAAGAGCACAAGTTGACTGGTGCTCACTTCATATTACTAACTATTGAAGCTTGCACCTATATACATTTTACCAGGGTAATGATGTTAACATTTTCCTTAATTCTATCCAGGTTGCAGTTAAAAAGATGAAGGGAAAGTTTTTCCAATGGGAAGAGTGCATTAGTCTGCGAGAAGTGAAGGTAGTTTATCTTGTTGGTAATGGATATATGTTACGTGCGACCAAATGTGATTGTTTTTTAAGTTGTTAGCTTCAAAGGAGGAACATCCTTCTGTAGGCAgttcaaaaattaaatcatcCCAATATTGTGAAGTTCAAGGAGCTAGGTGACGATGGAAAATCACGagttcttcttcatctttgaAAACATGGTTAGTATGAAATCGTTCACatcatactctatttttatttatgagaaaaaaaatgctaaattAATAATGTTTTACTAACCTGCACTGCTATGATCTTATAGAGTTTTGTGTTGATTCTGCTAAAACATACTGCCATGCATATTATATGCTCTGGAAGTTACATACATATTTGcagttataattattttagttcTATAGTTTGTATGCTTTCTGCCATTTGTTGTGACACCACATTGATTTACATATGTTCTAAAATCCATATGAAATCCAAACTACTTTTTCCTACTGAACCCTATGGATTCCTCAAAGATGCTTCTGCATGTACTGAAGTGTGAGCGTTTCTTTTCACAGGAATTTAACTTGTATGATGTCGTAAGAGAAAGGCAAACAGCTTTCTTAGAAGAGGATATTCGGAATTTTATGGTGCAGATACTGCAAGGtcttgtatatatgcataacaATGGTTATTCCACCTCAAACCTGGTATAttcttttgttatatttttgttttacattATAGGCTGTCTATGTACCATGCAAGTTAAaactactcttctctctctctacaaaATCTCTTGGTGACAGATGGCACTATTAAAATTGCTAATTTTGGGTTggcaagagaagtttcttccAGTTCTCATTATACTGGCTATGTTTCCACCAGATGCTGACtttgtgttcaaaaattcTCTCTTTCTAACTGGTGAATATGTATCCAGCAATTTGACCGGATTATTGTCAAATGAAGGTATCGAGCTCCACATGTGCTTCTGCAGTCGTCAGCTTAGACACCTGGTATTGGTGATGCCTATTGTCCCAACCTTGTATTTTACTACTATATTGATTTGCCATTTCCTTGGTCTGGATGTCATGACTAATTTTCAGTGCTACACTAATGCCATCTCAACAAGAAACAGATGATATTGACTTGTGGTTATGCATATACAACTTTCATTGCATGCATTTAGTGCTGAATAATATATAACTGACACAAGTGCACTTCCTCAGATATGTGGGCTGTTGGTGCGATTTTTGCTGAGCTTTTTACTCTGTCTACACTTTTCCCTGGTCAAAGGTATGTTGCATATAATACTATTGTTTGGGTTGCATCATTGTATTGGCAATATCAATGTTTTATTGTATCCATCTCTTAATGCATACATTCTGCCTGTATACCCATATTTTGATTTGAGCAGTGAATATATCACCCTTTTGATTTTGGTTAAAGTAGTCTTCGTTTATTCTATCAATGATTAGTTTTTGCTCCATTTATCTTGTCAATAATTGGCCTGTGAATTTTTGGGAATTCTCACCACAATCTCAGACTTCCATTTATTCGTTTAGTTCTAACGCTATAAAAGTGCAGTTCTGAATACTGTGGCGCAATAATTTCCTCTTCATATTTggttgtttgtatttttttacctcGTGCGATGCTTACGTGATTCATTTATAGACTTACATGGTTCATTTAGTTCTAACGCTATAAAGCTACAGTTCTGAATATTCTGTTCGTATCATTTGCAGTTGATTTACCAACCATTGTTCTTTTCAGGTTCCCTCTAGCAGCTTTAGCAGATAAGCTTCATATATTTGTGACTACGATTCAATATAATTATacttaccttttctttttctggtaTATaccatttttcatttacataaGAGCTTCACGTTcagtttatttcttttatttttttgactaTTCATGCCAGCATTCGTGCAATTATTTTCTCATATTTATTAGACATAGAATTAGCCTCCACCATTTAAATTCAATACCAGCTAATATTTTTTCCCCAATTTTCTTCTCATCTGGCCTTGATGTCAACAAAGAactatttttcctatatagCTTTCATGTGCATGAAGAGTCCACGGTTAGTTcgtgttattttattttctcaatgATCATGACAAGATTGGTGcaattgttttgttatatttattagatataaaatagCCTCCACCATTTTAATTCCAATAACAACTATTTTCACACCCATTTTGTTCTCATTTGCCTTGATGTCAACGAAGAACTATTTTTCCTGCAGAATTATTGAACACgtactaataattaatcattcatTTCTCCTCTTGTGGTACCGGTGCAGATCAAGACCAGCTGTTGGGTGATGACTGATGACACTCTGGTGTATGATGGTGATTATTACATCTCTCCGGTTAAACTTTGTCGGCATTGATAGGGTACCTGTCACACTTAACAATGACTAATCATCACCTTATGAAGCTGATTTTGCCTTATcatattatttagtaatatttaattataccCATCTTCGCCGCGGTCTGCCACAATTACACAAAAGATGTAATATCAATTCGGACTGGAAGAACCATTAGGTATTCTATATATCCCACATGTTAAACAACCTTTTATCAGTCCCAACTACAACAAAATACTCATTGGTTCTGGTTAGAACGGTTCATGTTGTGTGAAACGGCAAGTATGCAGTGACATTTAGTATAGTATTTAAACTGAGGTTTCTGTTATCAGTCCCAACTAGTGAGTTTCAAGTTATGAACAATTGAACTTGTAGCTAAcaacctttaatttttttggttgtatatACTGGATGATGAAGTTAATGATTGATTTCCTTATCATTCTGACCTCCTTTCAGTACAAATATGAACGACTGGACAAGAAGGATTGGAAATGACAGGCATCTCCTGCCACCAGCTCAGGAAgaaggtgttttttttttccttttttgcttCCCTTGATTTTGGGTGGGGTTTTCTAATTTCATCCAGGGTCTTCACTTCAGTTCCTCCTTTGCTTTAGGACCAAACCCTTTGAGGCTTTTATCTTTCTTGCTTCAGTTTGTGCCAGCATTCGCTGCGGCCTTGGTTAAGGTTCATCGTTTTcttatccttaaaaaaacattttaaaaatcgCGGTTCTTGGTGACAGCCGCGTGAAGGGAGTAAAGGGTGGTAAACTCCTCTGGTTGTTTTAATGAGAGACGTTCTGGATTTGTCGGCCGTCTGATCTACAAACTTTAGTATCTTGTTTACATCTTATTCTGTTTCTGATCTCTCATCCGAGTACTGTACCGGTTTGTACACAAACCTAAACTGTTCTTTACGCCACATGAGTTCTTACATAGTaatgttttcttctttctccacTGAAGTTTGCTAGATTGTGTTTCTATTGATGGACATGTTTGGTACATGTTATTTCCCTTCTCATTTCTAGAAACATTTCTGCTTTCCTAACATATCTATGTATGTAATTTACCATCCATGTCCGTCTGAtgcgcaattagtttttttctcttttttcccaCTGTTCAAGTATTTCTTATTTCGCTTGTGAATTAATTCGTCCATTTCTTTCCTCCTACTAAAAAAGATGAGTGCCGATAAATCTGGGGGTACAGTAATGAGTGATACTATTAGGTAAAGGATCACTTCGGATTGGTAGTTTGGTACTGCACAGTACACAAAACAAGGGGGTATTTTGATTCTTTGCCTTGTGATCCATTATTGATTAAGGAATATGATGTTGGACATGTACATGGGTCATTTTCCTTCCCTCGTTTTAGGGTAACATCTGGGTAGTTCAGTTCATGAAGGACCAGCTAGCTTTTAAAATGTAATCCTTCATGTTTGTTTATCTACCAAGTCCAAAATTGACGCTTTTGAGGTTATATgcttaaattataattatataactacTCATGATACCATCTATATGGTTTATGCCTTGTTGCTCTCAAGCAGGATGCTAAACAAAAGCGGATGTTAATTTGATGTGCATATACATCTGAATACCTCTGTTTAATTCCTACTGGTTAGTTTGTACTGATTGGAACTTAGTCGCAGGATGCATTGATTGTGAAGCCTTCAGAGAAATCACCTCTCGCGTTGAGAATGGTTGTTTTTGGTACGACTATGATCTACGTGATATTTATTTGCACAACGTGTATGAAACAACTAGGAAGTGGTATCTGCTCTAGAATAGTGAAGATCGAAGTTGCGGAGCAGTCATGAAATAAGTCTGCAATCACGCCTTCTGAGGTTCATTTTGTACATTACCCACAACCAATACTTATAGCAGGTCACAGTTGTGCTGAAGCAGTTTACATTATACTATATACTTCGATTGTGTGATCTctgatatgaattttattttttacgaGTGGATGcatgtgtacccacttcggaATTATGTCGTCACAACGTTCTGGAAGTGCCTGGTTTGAAACTCTTCTTAATAGCAACATGAATGTTTGTTCCAGCGGTGAACGCTATTCACAGGCAAGGTGACTATAACTATTTTATGCACATCAATACGACGAGAAAGTACAAGCAACCCAGAGATTTGATAACCCATACCTTCGTCCCTGATGATGTCAGGATCAGCCgttagagcatcttcaacagcttaatttagtcatttatatctttatttagatgatcatctaaactagttttattattcatatttttatatacttcaCTAGATCATTTATACATTATATCATCTATATCTCCTTAGAGGATGGAGattttggaggatggagagagatcatttaaatatgaaggttctcttttctaatatggatgatatcttaaaaataaatgataggataatatctaaaaatagatgataggatagccgttgtgttggagcttaatttatagtctttatcctctattttcaggatagagaaGGGGATAGATAAGCTGTTGGAGATGTTCTTACTGCACTCGGCGTTTTTGTTCCACTGTGAACGCTGGTCCTAATCTACAGGACTAAAGTGACTGCGCAGAACAGTTCAGCAATCGTACTGACGCATCAGATCTTGCTGATACCACCACTCACCTAACATAAGAATATGTAGGCTCAACCAAACATCAGACAGAAAAGAAGGGAAGCAAATACACGCAAATGTTATCGGTTCTAAGTTATATCCATACCCTCATCGTCAGTACAGTTCTCAACCAGAACACCTGTGCATATGAACCTCACAAATCCCTGCAGAAACAAAGCAAGCAGCACGCTGCTTCTTTTCGCTCCTATACACGGCAGTACAAGACGTATCAAACCATCCTCCTCCGGCTCATCATGGCGGTAGGGTAATCACTTCAGATTTTGTTGCTAAACTTTCATGGATTGAGATTTGAGttcaattaattcatcatgCAGCATGCGTCACCTCCGATGAACACCGGTGGAGCTTGCCGGCAGGCATGGATGAAGAGGTTGGGAgcagtaaatttttttaaaaaaggatatgatttttcaagtatttttctatattttttttggtaaaaaattaCACCGTTTAGCACGTCAAGAAGTGTCCGCATAGAAAACTTGTGAGCAAAGATTGGGAACAAGCCCAAACGAACACACCTTTTCCTCTGCTCTGGTTAGATTAGCTAATTGACAGATGTATCGCTATTTCAATTTTCACAGGAACAACTTGTTAAACCTGTATATAGTATAAGGTTGTCCTAATGCTCTTCTATCACTTTATTTTTGTCTCTGCGTCAGGTTTAGTCTGCTAGTCCTATAATCTACGTATTCGACTTGTGAATATAATATAGAGGCCGGATTTCTattcattattttaaaaaactaataccGAAACAGAAAGCTTACAAGGGGACACAGGTTTATTATGCCTTAGTTTGATTGTGACAATTGGAGTAACAACATAAAACTGCTAATGGTAAATTCCATATATGCTGTCGAGTCGATAATAAGACCTGGTCACTCTTGCATCAGGTACTTCTAATGTGATCCCATGGTGTATTCTGATACAAGCTTAGAAAATAGTGTTGTGCTGTCTTCCAGGAGTTTTGCTGGCGAGCCATGCTCTGCAATTTCACCTGTTTTACAACAGCATGGAATTAAAATGGGAGAATCATGCATTAATTTTTAGCCTAGTAAACAAGGGGTATATAGGACTAACCGTTGTCTAGGAGAATGACCTTTTCACTATCAAGAACCGATGTAATACGATGTGCTATTGTAATCACCGTGCATTCGGAAAATAGTCTCTATGGTTTGCTGGATCAGATTGTCAGTTATTGGATCCACTGAAGAAGTTGCTTCGTCCAAAACCAAAatccttcttttctttaaaaCCACCCTCCCCAAACAAACAAGCTGCCTCTGACCTGCACTCCAGTTGCCGCTATTTTCTGTAACTGAATTTCATAGTAAAAAGATCAGTTGCTAATCTTGACATTGTAGTATCACTATATTCGAACATTGTAATAAAGATATAAAACCTGTAGCGTCAAGCTTAAGCTCGTTCCTTCTAACTTCATCGCCGAGATGACAAGAGTCCAATGCCTGGATAACATACATACACAAGTAAACTCTTTTGGCCGTGGAATATATAGCAAATATAAGTtctgcaatatttttttttgaattaaaaatatgataggtGCAGATGTGCATTAAAAATGGTTGTAAATCTAAAATCTGAAATACCTCCCAGATTTTCTCATCGCTATACTCCCCTCAAACATCACAGGATCTTGTGGAATGATACTCAGTCTTGTTCGTAGGTCATGGAGTCCAATGGTGCAGATGTGAAGGCCATCTATCAACACTTGCCCAATACATGGGTCGACAATGCGGAACAGTGCTTGGATCAAGGTAGACTTGCCATTGCCTGTTCTTCCGACAATACCAGTCTTCATTCTTCCCGGCAAAGTGCATGTCAGGCCTTTCAGAACAAAAGGCAGATGTGTTGCATATCGTACCTGCACCGCGTACAAAGCACAAACAATTAACTACGAAAAAAGCTATAATTCTGTAGGATAATCGTATattcaagataaaaaaattaaactacgaAGAAGGACTGCAATACTACATTAGCGGCACGGATTGTTCAAAAGTGCCACTaataaaaggtaaaaaaaaatatcggaTGCccatttttttgtgaaataaattgtaaataaataaaataatttaataatggTATTGTTTTCCTTAGGCTatcccaaaaataaaaattttattgcaaaaagATGTGACTACGGCATTCTAATAAGCGAACATATATAACAGCAGAGCTCAAGAAACAAACATGAAGGCTAAGAAGCTCAATTTCACCATTTGTTGGCCACTGGCAATTTGGTCTACTTTCTGGTATTGTAAGGGGTAGTTCAGAAGGAATAGCCATGTACTGAAACATTCTTTCCACGGATATCATTCTATTTTCCAAACTACAGAGAACCGCAATAGCCCACCCTTGTAACATATTGAGACTTAATCCATAAGTGACTGCAAGACCAGCTGTCTCTGTGAAAAgacaatataaataattatgtaaggatgtttatacacatataaacTAATTTGATGTCGTTAATCAAGCCCACTGTACTTACTTGAGTCAATTAGAGCAGCTGGCAAGGCTACCAGAAGCATCAAGGCAAATGCAAAGATAAAGGATGAAAGAATGTCCAAACGAAAGCATAGCCATTCCATTGCAGCAGCATTATATAAACTTGGTCTAGACAAATTATCCAT is part of the Oryza brachyantha chromosome 2, ObraRS2, whole genome shotgun sequence genome and encodes:
- the LOC102704485 gene encoding nucleolar protein dao-5-like isoform X1 gives rise to the protein MARKRRAPPLPPPEAEPSDDSSGEEEKEEGESPAAPAPQKLSDHGAASSEVNSDTDTYVQGFQLRMLGGAPHEEEEVGEAGSGSSESEPENPEPLRKEAAKKAKSEAASPEPAPSGKAKKAKVEKAAAPERTLSVKSKKAAKAEAGKAAAADAETAPSRKAKKSKSKVEPGNAALDPSPSSKSGKARTPWTTADAIKILEIHVAHSKNHGTLPNADEIIGAAGDNLDRKNIRNTHIYEKVRSLKNRHWATTKKFEESGNLPAEEDDLRIYQLSSEIWGKDAKKAISALASQNNGTPTKSKKGQVQAKKDKVDGDSKEDATAVNENGGTLAENKKGKATKQKTGAEAKIGSSKETAPTASPTKSKKGNHKDKLKEESKSGKSKETATIATQDDGTLVGTNMGKADKDTLYEDIEIVVPKEATTITTQGDGTLIVSKKRKADKGKLDGRTQNAMPTEATTIGTHGDGTSVVTKKGRVDRGRLDGDTQNVMSKEATTNSKGGENHEEVLHREANETNIRREFIELERLYPNLASFVNRMEVQDQRGSIFKRSFELISDDKACTLETKIKKQRIDEVKMQLCRADTRKEVVEAFLGLLG
- the LOC102704485 gene encoding muscle M-line assembly protein unc-89-like isoform X2, which translates into the protein MARKRRAPPLPPPEAEPSDDSSGEEEKEEGESPAAPAPQKLSDHGAASSEVNSDTDTYVQGFQLRMLGGAPHEEEEVGEAGSGSSESEPENPEPLRKEAAKKAKSEAASPEPAPSGKAKKAKVEKAAAPERTLSVKSKKAAKAEAGKAAAADAETAPSRKAKKSKSKVEPGNAALDPSPSSKSGKARTPWTTADAIKILEIHVAHSKNHGTLPNADEIIGAAGDNLDRKNIRNTHIYEKVRSLKNRHWATTKKFEESGNLPAEEDDLRIYQLSSEIWGKDAKKAISALASQNNGTPTKSKKGQVQAKKDKVDGDSKEDATAVNENGGTLAENKKGKATKQKTGAEAKIGSSKETAPTASPTKSKKGNHKDKLKEESKSGKSKETATIATQDDGTLVGTNMGKADKDTLYEDIEIVVPKEATTITTQGDGTLIVSKKRKADKGKLDGRTQNAMPTEATTIGTHGDGTSVVTKKGRVDRGRLDGDTQNVMSKEATTNSKGGENHEENGGSGSTWVNLQEII